A window from Listeria seeligeri serovar 1/2b str. SLCC3954 encodes these proteins:
- a CDS encoding ABC transporter permease — MTHFSALLGKEWLQQRRSLKIIWLPIVFALLGLTQPMMMYFLPDILKAFGTGSETDQVIALMGNQSAQEIMAQTLSSQFDQIGIIIIVVAAMACIQSDRTRGMLAFIMTRPVTTVEYVLSKWVMQCLVGLGSLIIGYILASYYTYFLFGKIDITTLIESFLTYALWFIFVISLVVFASAAFDSNAIVAMISVFMAILLGIISGFGGVVQMFNPAYLSKNAATFIMTGNGMDYFVATIFITIAWIILLLILTMLMVKIRPLQKTE, encoded by the coding sequence ATGACACATTTTAGTGCACTGCTTGGAAAAGAATGGCTACAGCAACGTCGCAGTCTAAAAATTATTTGGTTGCCGATTGTTTTTGCGCTTCTTGGTTTGACGCAACCAATGATGATGTATTTCCTGCCAGATATCTTAAAAGCTTTTGGAACGGGAAGCGAGACAGATCAAGTAATTGCTTTAATGGGTAATCAATCAGCACAAGAAATAATGGCGCAAACGTTAAGTTCTCAGTTTGATCAAATTGGTATTATTATCATCGTTGTTGCTGCCATGGCCTGTATTCAAAGCGACAGAACAAGGGGAATGCTCGCTTTTATTATGACAAGGCCAGTTACTACAGTAGAGTATGTTTTATCCAAATGGGTGATGCAATGCCTTGTTGGTCTTGGGTCACTAATAATTGGTTACATATTGGCATCGTATTACACTTATTTTCTTTTTGGTAAAATTGACATAACCACATTAATAGAAAGCTTTTTGACATATGCGCTGTGGTTTATTTTTGTTATCAGCCTGGTTGTATTTGCAAGTGCGGCTTTTGATAGTAATGCGATAGTCGCGATGATTAGCGTGTTTATGGCCATTTTGCTTGGAATAATTAGTGGATTTGGCGGCGTAGTACAAATGTTCAATCCTGCTTATTTGAGCAAAAATGCGGCGACGTTCATTATGACAGGCAACGGGATGGATTATTTTGTCGCTACGATTTTCATCACGATAGCGTGGATAATTTTGTTATTAATTTT